A genomic window from Pseudogulbenkiania sp. MAI-1 includes:
- a CDS encoding cobaltochelatase subunit CobN, producing MSALSHGGIVLLTHAGTDLTALHRAESELPGGFVSVAGVNLQTVDSAERMAALLAGPVATARIVVVRVLGRAQTIPGFEELVKDAKAHERALIVVSGTGEPDPELAALSSVPPALQHEVTAYLQAGGSGNMEQLLRCLSDRLLMSGFGYQPPTPLPEHGIYHPELSGLATLDDWAAIRHPDWPTVGITFYRAHWMSGNTRFIDMLVDMLAERQLNALPVYTASLRTLDETGMPAALQFFCDAGQIDTLINTTSFAMGDVNADGPTAAGWSVAAFERLDIPVIQAITSSMTQQQWETSERGLNPLDTAMNVALPEFDGRIVSVPMSFKHEQDETHYAPLADRVRRVAGIAARQVALRRIPAEKKRIAFIFTNSNSKASQIGNAVGLDSPASLFALLHAMREQGYHLPDLPESSDALIHELIDRGAYDEDYLTADQLSKAIASVPAARYAEWFGQLPDLLRQKMLERWGEAPGSAYVHEGKLVFAGLEFGNAFVALQPPRGYGMDPDAIYHTPDLPPTHHYYALYCWLRDDWKADAIVHVGKHGTLEWLPGKGVGVSENCFPDALLGDLPMFYPFILNDPGEGSQAKRRAHSVIIDHLTPPMTTADTYGPLAQLTQLVDEYYQVEMLDPAKLPLLQQQIWDLIKEAKLDTDLAAMLGHAHDHDHEHHHDHEHEEEHTHHHHGHGHHHHGEHGHGHESGSTVAGKYRLQPAKPAMKQAGATANVGSKYRPSVAKPHSHGHGHGHDHHHGHDHHHHGHHDHDHHGHGHHHHDHDHDHHHEWDATLNEDGVPLTLAKMEGVDVAHLIEDIDGYLCELGAAQIRDGLHILGKVPQDAALVDMVCAMVRLPNLAIPSLPASVAEALDVDWNGLQDDKGKRLAAVPPRLQALADKPLVTRADALDEIAALGRALVAALAEHGFDAAAIDGALAQALPGSEAPESLRRTLAYVCRELVPNLARTSEEIDNLLHGLAGGYVPAGPSGAPTRGMAHVLPTGRNFYSVDPRSLPSQAAWRIGTELANEVLARHRKETGHLPETVSISVWGTSAMRTHGDDIAEILALLGVRPKWQVESRRVAGIEVIPLEDLGRPRIDVTVRISGFFRDAFPHLIHLVDEAVHTVARLDEPVEQNFVRKHYLADLTHDLFRGLPSDSASQRALYRVFGSKPGTYGAGILPLINEQNWETDADFATAYINWGGYAYGQRDNGTDARADFRHRLSGVEVALHNQDNREHDIFDSDDYLQYHGGMIATIRSLTGRQPRHYFGDSHNPDNPAVRGLKEEVLRVFRSRVANPKWIASIQKHGYKGGLELTATVDYLFGYDATAHVVDDWVYEQLAETYALDAQMQEFFAESNPWALNAITERLLEAAQRRLWEEPNPDTLAALRDLHLQSEAMLEERGENPKR from the coding sequence ATGAGCGCCCTGTCCCACGGCGGCATCGTGCTGCTGACCCACGCCGGCACCGACCTGACCGCACTGCATCGCGCCGAATCCGAATTACCGGGGGGCTTCGTGTCGGTGGCCGGCGTCAACCTGCAGACGGTGGACAGCGCCGAGCGCATGGCCGCGCTGCTGGCGGGCCCGGTCGCCACCGCACGCATCGTGGTGGTGCGGGTGCTGGGCCGCGCCCAGACCATCCCCGGCTTCGAGGAGCTGGTGAAGGACGCCAAGGCCCACGAGCGCGCGCTGATCGTGGTCAGCGGTACCGGCGAGCCGGACCCGGAGCTTGCGGCCCTATCGTCGGTGCCGCCGGCGCTGCAGCACGAGGTCACCGCCTACCTGCAGGCGGGCGGCAGCGGCAATATGGAGCAACTACTGCGCTGCCTGTCCGACCGGCTGCTGATGAGCGGCTTTGGCTACCAGCCGCCCACCCCGCTGCCCGAACACGGCATCTACCATCCGGAGCTGTCGGGGCTCGCCACGCTCGACGACTGGGCGGCGATCCGCCACCCGGACTGGCCGACGGTCGGCATCACCTTCTACCGCGCGCACTGGATGAGCGGCAACACCCGCTTCATCGACATGCTGGTCGACATGCTGGCCGAGCGGCAGCTCAACGCGCTGCCGGTGTACACCGCGTCGCTGCGCACGCTCGACGAGACGGGTATGCCGGCCGCGCTGCAGTTCTTCTGCGACGCCGGGCAGATTGATACGTTGATCAACACTACGTCCTTCGCCATGGGCGACGTCAACGCCGACGGCCCCACCGCCGCCGGTTGGTCGGTGGCGGCCTTCGAGCGGCTCGACATCCCGGTGATCCAGGCCATCACCAGCAGCATGACGCAGCAGCAGTGGGAGACCTCCGAGCGTGGGCTGAACCCGCTCGACACCGCGATGAACGTGGCGCTGCCGGAGTTCGACGGCCGCATCGTCAGCGTGCCGATGTCGTTCAAGCACGAGCAGGACGAGACCCACTACGCGCCGCTGGCCGACCGGGTGCGCCGTGTCGCCGGCATCGCCGCGCGCCAGGTGGCGTTGCGCCGCATTCCGGCCGAGAAGAAGCGCATCGCCTTCATCTTCACCAATTCCAACAGCAAGGCTTCGCAGATCGGCAACGCCGTGGGGCTGGATTCGCCGGCCTCGCTGTTCGCGCTCTTGCACGCCATGCGCGAGCAGGGCTACCACCTGCCCGACCTACCGGAATCGAGTGACGCGCTGATCCACGAACTGATCGACCGTGGCGCCTACGACGAGGACTACCTGACGGCGGATCAATTAAGCAAAGCCATCGCCAGCGTGCCGGCGGCGCGCTACGCCGAGTGGTTCGGCCAGTTGCCCGATCTGCTGCGGCAGAAGATGCTGGAACGCTGGGGCGAGGCGCCGGGCAGCGCCTACGTGCACGAGGGCAAACTGGTGTTCGCCGGGCTGGAGTTCGGCAACGCCTTCGTCGCGCTGCAGCCGCCGCGCGGCTACGGCATGGACCCGGACGCGATCTACCACACCCCGGACCTGCCGCCGACCCACCACTACTACGCGCTCTATTGCTGGCTGCGCGACGACTGGAAAGCCGACGCCATCGTCCACGTCGGCAAGCACGGCACGCTGGAATGGCTGCCGGGCAAGGGCGTGGGCGTCTCGGAAAACTGCTTCCCGGATGCGCTGCTGGGCGATCTGCCGATGTTCTACCCGTTCATCCTCAACGACCCGGGCGAAGGCTCGCAGGCCAAGCGCCGCGCGCATTCGGTGATCATCGACCACCTCACCCCGCCGATGACCACCGCCGACACCTATGGGCCCTTGGCGCAGCTGACGCAGTTGGTGGACGAGTACTACCAGGTCGAGATGCTGGACCCGGCCAAGCTGCCGCTGTTGCAGCAACAGATCTGGGACCTGATCAAGGAAGCCAAGCTCGATACCGATCTGGCGGCGATGCTGGGCCACGCCCACGATCATGATCACGAACATCACCATGATCATGAGCACGAGGAAGAACACACGCATCACCATCACGGCCATGGACATCACCACCATGGCGAGCACGGCCATGGTCACGAGTCTGGCAGCACTGTAGCCGGCAAGTACCGCCTGCAACCGGCCAAGCCCGCCATGAAGCAGGCCGGCGCTACAGCGAACGTCGGTAGCAAGTACCGTCCGAGCGTCGCCAAGCCGCACAGCCATGGACATGGACACGGGCACGATCACCACCACGGTCATGACCATCATCACCATGGCCATCATGACCACGATCATCACGGCCATGGGCACCACCACCACGATCACGACCATGATCACCACCACGAGTGGGACGCCACGCTGAACGAGGACGGCGTGCCACTGACCCTGGCCAAGATGGAAGGCGTCGACGTCGCCCACCTGATCGAGGACATCGACGGCTACCTGTGCGAGTTGGGCGCGGCGCAGATCCGCGACGGCCTGCACATCCTCGGCAAGGTGCCGCAAGACGCGGCTCTAGTGGACATGGTGTGCGCGATGGTGCGCCTGCCCAACCTGGCAATTCCAAGCCTGCCCGCGAGCGTGGCCGAAGCGCTGGACGTGGACTGGAATGGACTGCAGGACGACAAGGGCAAGCGGCTCGCCGCCGTGCCGCCGCGTCTGCAAGCGCTGGCCGACAAACCGCTGGTGACGCGCGCCGATGCGCTCGACGAAATTGCCGCGCTGGGCCGTGCGCTGGTCGCCGCCTTGGCCGAGCACGGCTTCGATGCCGCGGCCATCGACGGCGCGCTGGCACAGGCGCTGCCGGGCAGCGAAGCCCCCGAAAGCCTGCGCCGCACCCTGGCCTACGTCTGCCGCGAGCTGGTACCCAACCTCGCCCGCACCTCGGAAGAGATCGACAACCTGCTGCACGGTCTCGCCGGCGGCTACGTGCCGGCGGGCCCGAGCGGCGCGCCGACACGCGGCATGGCACACGTGCTGCCGACCGGGCGCAACTTCTACTCGGTCGACCCGCGCAGCCTGCCCTCGCAGGCCGCCTGGCGCATCGGCACCGAACTGGCAAACGAAGTCCTGGCGCGCCACCGCAAGGAAACCGGGCATCTCCCCGAGACCGTCAGCATCAGCGTCTGGGGCACCAGCGCGATGCGCACCCACGGCGACGACATCGCCGAAATCCTGGCGCTGCTCGGCGTGCGTCCCAAGTGGCAGGTCGAGAGCCGTCGAGTGGCCGGCATCGAGGTGATCCCGCTTGAAGATCTTGGCCGCCCGCGCATCGACGTCACGGTACGCATCAGTGGCTTCTTCCGCGACGCCTTCCCGCACCTGATCCACCTGGTCGACGAGGCGGTGCACACCGTGGCGCGGCTGGATGAGCCGGTCGAGCAGAACTTCGTGCGCAAGCACTACCTGGCCGACCTGACTCACGACCTGTTCCGGGGCCTGCCGTCCGACAGCGCAAGCCAGCGCGCGCTCTACCGCGTGTTCGGCTCCAAGCCCGGCACCTACGGCGCCGGCATCCTGCCGCTCATCAACGAGCAGAACTGGGAAACCGACGCCGATTTCGCCACCGCCTACATCAACTGGGGCGGCTACGCCTACGGCCAGCGCGACAACGGCACCGACGCGCGCGCCGATTTCCGGCATCGGCTGTCCGGCGTCGAGGTGGCGCTGCACAACCAGGACAACCGCGAACACGACATCTTCGACAGCGACGACTACCTGCAGTACCACGGCGGCATGATCGCCACCATCCGCAGCCTCACCGGACGCCAGCCGCGCCACTACTTCGGCGACAGCCACAACCCGGACAACCCGGCGGTGCGCGGGTTGAAGGAGGAGGTGCTGCGCGTGTTCCGCTCGCGCGTGGCCAACCCCAAGTGGATCGCCAGCATCCAAAAACACGGTTATAAAGGCGGGCTGGAACTGACAGCCACGGTCGACTACCTGTTCGGCTACGACGCCACCGCCCACGTGGTGGACGATTGGGTGTACGAGCAGTTGGCCGAAACCTACGCGCTCGACGCCCAGATGCAGGAATTCTTCGCCGAGAGCAACCCGTGGGCGCTCAACGCCATCACCGAGCGCCTCTTAGAAGCGGCCCAGCGCCGGTTGTGGGAAGAGCCGAATCCGGACACCCTGGCCGCGCTGCGCGACCTGCACCTGCAAAGCGAAGCGATGCTGGAAGAACGCGGGGAGAACCCGAAACGATGA
- a CDS encoding ferredoxin, giving the protein MRTHYKHVLMCTGPRCTENGVEAEAMFKVLGQAIDACEGLRVKRTRSHCFAVCKEGPILAVYPEGVWYRKVDAAAIQRIVHEHLAGDCPVEELIFHRLGIGDVEQGEQP; this is encoded by the coding sequence ATGAGAACCCACTACAAGCACGTGTTGATGTGCACCGGTCCGCGCTGCACCGAGAACGGCGTCGAGGCCGAAGCCATGTTCAAGGTGCTGGGTCAGGCCATCGACGCCTGCGAGGGCCTGCGCGTCAAGCGTACCCGGTCCCATTGCTTCGCCGTGTGCAAGGAAGGGCCTATCCTCGCGGTCTACCCCGAAGGCGTGTGGTATCGCAAGGTCGACGCGGCGGCGATCCAGCGCATCGTCCATGAACACCTGGCGGGCGACTGCCCGGTCGAAGAGCTGATTTTCCACCGCCTGGGCATCGGCGACGTCGAACAAGGAGAGCAGCCATGA
- a CDS encoding ABC transporter substrate-binding protein, giving the protein MVLPVVLASLCLIGASALAQAEVIVYPRPEAVGDARADYPLTLLRLAFAKAGAKHQLRASEEWMQQGRALNELGRGSTVRVAWSMTSIEREAALRPIRIPINKGLIGWRLPLVRADRADLLAGVRTVQDLRHFIAGQGHDWPDTEILRGNGLKVVGVPQYENLFRMLVLKRFDYFPRSLIEIRAEAERHRADGIVIDQHLVIRYPTAFYFFVNRRDTALAATIERGLERAIADGSFDRLFCRHYAGFIEQARLEQRTVIELNNPILPPQTPLARKELWFKPGQCPAASSPRGK; this is encoded by the coding sequence ATGGTCCTGCCTGTCGTGCTCGCCTCGCTCTGCCTGATCGGCGCCAGCGCACTCGCGCAGGCCGAGGTGATCGTCTATCCCCGGCCAGAGGCGGTCGGCGATGCGCGCGCCGACTATCCCCTCACCCTGCTGCGGCTGGCTTTCGCCAAGGCCGGCGCGAAGCATCAGCTACGCGCGTCGGAGGAATGGATGCAGCAGGGCCGCGCCCTGAACGAGCTCGGCCGCGGCAGCACCGTGCGCGTGGCCTGGAGCATGACCTCCATCGAGCGCGAGGCAGCGTTGCGGCCGATCCGCATCCCCATCAACAAGGGGCTGATCGGATGGCGCCTGCCGCTGGTGCGTGCAGACCGGGCCGATCTGCTCGCCGGCGTGCGTACCGTCCAGGACTTGCGCCACTTCATCGCCGGCCAGGGGCACGACTGGCCCGATACCGAGATCTTGCGCGGCAACGGCCTGAAGGTGGTCGGCGTTCCCCAGTACGAGAATCTGTTCCGCATGCTGGTGCTGAAGCGGTTCGATTACTTCCCCCGCTCCCTCATCGAGATCCGGGCCGAAGCCGAGCGCCATCGCGCCGATGGCATCGTGATCGATCAGCACTTGGTGATCCGCTACCCCACGGCGTTCTATTTTTTCGTCAACCGGCGCGACACCGCGCTCGCCGCGACGATCGAGCGCGGGCTGGAACGCGCCATCGCCGACGGCAGCTTCGACCGGCTGTTCTGCCGGCACTACGCCGGGTTCATCGAACAGGCCCGGCTCGAGCAACGTACCGTCATCGAGCTGAACAATCCGATACTGCCGCCGCAAACCCCGCTCGCCCGCAAGGAGCTGTGGTTCAAGCCAGGCCAATGCCCGGCGGCATCCTCTCCGCGCGGCAAATAG
- a CDS encoding MFS transporter has translation MDTLPGSKTLPHEIRLGLRANLAQFSLLVVVNAFVGAMVGMERSILPAIAEREFHLAAHTAILAFIVVFGVSKALTNYLAGRYADVYGRKTILVAGWLIATPVPFLLMWAPSWNWVLLANLFLGISQGLTWSTTVIMKIDLAGPRNRGLAMGLNEFAGYFAVGAAALATGWVSARYGLRPQPFYLGVVFVLAGLLLSVLAVRETQAHARHEASLQQTGETSELPSPRTVFGQTSWHDRNLSSISQAGLVNNLNDGMAWGLFPLVFAAAGMSLTQIGWLAAIYPAVWGVCQLATGILSDRIGRKGLIVAGMWLQAAGIALTTVGTRFSGFLVGAVLLGIGTAMVYPTLLAAIGDVAHPGWRASAVGVYRLWRDLGYAIGALLSGVVADLFGVASAMWLVAGLTFLSGAIAAVRMRETRAKSA, from the coding sequence GTGGACACCCTACCCGGCTCCAAAACGCTGCCCCACGAGATCCGGCTCGGCCTGAGGGCAAACCTCGCCCAATTCAGCCTGCTGGTCGTGGTCAATGCCTTCGTCGGCGCCATGGTGGGCATGGAGCGTTCCATCCTGCCCGCCATCGCCGAGCGGGAATTCCACTTGGCGGCGCATACCGCCATCCTCGCCTTCATCGTGGTGTTCGGCGTTTCCAAGGCGCTCACCAACTATCTCGCCGGCCGCTATGCCGACGTGTACGGCCGCAAGACGATACTCGTCGCCGGCTGGCTGATCGCCACGCCGGTACCGTTTCTGCTGATGTGGGCGCCGTCGTGGAACTGGGTGCTGCTGGCCAACCTGTTCCTCGGCATCAGCCAGGGCCTGACCTGGTCCACCACGGTCATCATGAAGATCGACCTGGCCGGTCCGCGCAACCGGGGCCTGGCGATGGGCCTCAACGAGTTCGCCGGCTATTTCGCCGTCGGCGCGGCGGCGTTGGCGACCGGCTGGGTTTCCGCCCGCTACGGGCTGCGTCCGCAGCCGTTCTACCTGGGGGTGGTCTTTGTGCTGGCAGGCCTCCTGCTGTCCGTCCTGGCGGTGCGCGAGACGCAGGCGCATGCCCGGCATGAGGCCTCGTTGCAGCAGACGGGCGAGACCAGCGAGCTGCCGTCGCCACGCACGGTTTTTGGGCAAACCAGCTGGCACGACCGTAACCTGTCCTCCATCAGCCAGGCCGGTCTCGTCAACAACCTCAACGACGGCATGGCCTGGGGCTTGTTCCCCCTGGTCTTTGCCGCCGCCGGCATGAGCCTGACGCAGATCGGCTGGCTGGCCGCCATCTACCCCGCCGTGTGGGGCGTCTGCCAGCTCGCTACCGGCATCTTGTCGGACCGCATCGGCCGCAAGGGGCTGATCGTTGCCGGCATGTGGTTGCAAGCGGCAGGCATCGCGCTGACCACTGTCGGTACGCGATTTTCCGGCTTTCTCGTCGGGGCGGTCCTGCTCGGCATCGGCACGGCGATGGTCTACCCGACCCTGCTGGCAGCCATCGGCGACGTGGCGCATCCGGGCTGGCGGGCCTCGGCGGTGGGGGTGTACCGCCTGTGGCGCGACCTGGGCTACGCCATCGGCGCGCTGCTGTCCGGGGTGGTGGCCGATCTGTTCGGCGTGGCCAGCGCGATGTGGCTGGTGGCCGGGCTGACGTTTTTGTCCGGGGCGATCGCGGCGGTGCGCATGCGGGAAACACGGGCGAAGTCCGCCTGA
- the cobD gene encoding threonine-phosphate decarboxylase CobD — MLDHGGGILAAARRYGIPVQDWLDLSTGLNPHGWPVPEIPARAWQRLPETADGLEAAAAEYYGCDALLPVAGSQPAIQALPLLRPACQVGMLAATYAEHPHAWARHGHQVERLAPERIDEALDTLDVLLVCNPNNPTGWQATPEQLDAWRARLAVRGGWLVVDEAFMDCTPAQSMLPRIGTPGLVVLRSIGKFFGLAGARAGFVFAWPELLARLREELGPWTVSGPARVAVRLALQDRGWQAHMRERLAADSSRLAQLLDAHGLTPSGGSALFQWLAHPAATALYDFLARHSILIRHFPESGSVRFGLPASETDWQRLEAALSAWCIPR, encoded by the coding sequence ATGCTTGATCACGGCGGCGGCATCCTGGCGGCGGCGCGGCGCTACGGCATTCCGGTACAGGACTGGCTCGACCTGTCCACCGGGCTCAACCCGCACGGCTGGCCGGTGCCGGAGATTCCGGCGCGCGCCTGGCAGCGGCTGCCGGAGACGGCGGATGGATTGGAAGCTGCCGCGGCCGAGTATTACGGCTGCGATGCCCTGCTGCCGGTAGCGGGCTCTCAGCCGGCGATCCAGGCGCTGCCGCTGTTGCGCCCGGCTTGTCAGGTCGGCATGCTGGCGGCCACTTATGCCGAGCATCCACACGCCTGGGCGCGGCACGGCCATCAGGTGGAGCGCCTGGCGCCGGAACGGATAGACGAGGCGCTCGACACACTCGACGTGCTCTTGGTCTGCAATCCCAACAACCCGACCGGCTGGCAGGCCACACCGGAACAACTGGACGCCTGGCGCGCCCGGCTGGCAGTGCGCGGCGGCTGGCTGGTGGTGGACGAGGCTTTCATGGACTGCACGCCGGCGCAGAGCATGTTGCCCCGCATCGGCACGCCGGGGCTGGTGGTGCTGCGCTCGATCGGCAAGTTCTTCGGCCTGGCCGGCGCACGTGCCGGTTTCGTGTTCGCCTGGCCCGAATTGCTGGCGCGGCTGCGGGAGGAACTCGGGCCGTGGACGGTGAGCGGCCCGGCGCGTGTGGCGGTGCGACTGGCCTTGCAGGACCGGGGCTGGCAGGCGCACATGCGCGAGCGGCTGGCCGCCGACAGCTCGCGTCTCGCCCAGCTGCTGGACGCACACGGGCTTACCCCCAGCGGCGGTAGCGCGCTGTTCCAGTGGCTGGCCCACCCTGCCGCCACGGCCCTGTACGATTTCCTGGCCCGCCACAGCATCCTGATCCGTCATTTCCCCGAGAGCGGCAGCGTCCGCTTCGGCTTGCCGGCCAGCGAGACCGACTGGCAACGCCTCGAAGCGGCATTGAGTGCATGGTGTATACCTCGATAG
- the cbiB gene encoding adenosylcobinamide-phosphate synthase CbiB, with translation MISPVFLLLAVLLDKLFGEPPRWHPLVGFGKLVRWLERRLYPAAPEQETVQRMRLRGAIGIALLLIPFALLAALLEWLPFIGVFYSVVLLYLAIGAKSLTQHAEAVVEALERHDLPLARQRVGMIVSRDTSQLSEQDVARATIESVLENGSDAIFAALFWFLLFGAPGAVLYRLANTLDAMWGYKNERYLHFGWAAARFDDVLNFIPARLTALTYIALGDRRAGWACWRAQAPTWYSPNAGPVMAAGAGALGVALGGAARYHGELKERPALGLERAPDSTDIRRAIRLVNRGVWLWVGIGLMLALVTGGFNA, from the coding sequence GTGATATCCCCCGTTTTTCTGCTGCTCGCTGTCCTGCTCGACAAACTCTTCGGCGAACCGCCGCGCTGGCACCCGTTAGTTGGCTTCGGCAAGCTGGTGCGCTGGCTTGAACGCCGGCTCTACCCTGCCGCCCCGGAACAAGAAACCGTGCAGCGCATGCGTCTGCGCGGCGCGATCGGCATCGCGTTGCTCCTGATTCCGTTTGCCCTGCTCGCGGCCCTGCTGGAGTGGCTGCCCTTCATCGGCGTGTTCTATAGCGTGGTACTGCTCTACCTCGCCATCGGCGCCAAGAGCCTGACCCAGCACGCCGAGGCGGTGGTCGAGGCGCTGGAGCGGCACGACCTGCCGCTGGCACGCCAGCGCGTCGGCATGATCGTGAGCCGCGACACGTCCCAGCTTTCCGAGCAGGACGTGGCCCGCGCCACCATCGAATCGGTGCTGGAGAACGGCAGCGACGCGATCTTCGCCGCGCTGTTCTGGTTCCTGCTGTTCGGCGCGCCCGGTGCCGTGCTGTACCGGCTCGCCAACACGCTGGACGCGATGTGGGGCTACAAGAACGAGCGCTACCTGCATTTCGGCTGGGCGGCGGCGCGTTTCGACGACGTGCTGAACTTCATCCCGGCACGGCTGACCGCATTGACCTACATCGCACTGGGCGACCGCCGTGCCGGCTGGGCGTGCTGGCGCGCGCAGGCGCCGACCTGGTACAGCCCCAACGCCGGCCCGGTGATGGCGGCCGGCGCCGGGGCGCTGGGCGTGGCGCTGGGCGGCGCGGCCCGCTATCACGGCGAGCTCAAGGAGCGCCCGGCGCTGGGCCTGGAGCGTGCTCCGGACAGCACCGACATCCGCCGCGCCATCCGCCTGGTGAACCGCGGCGTGTGGCTGTGGGTCGGCATCGGCCTCATGCTGGCGCTGGTGACGGGAGGCTTTAATGCTTGA
- a CDS encoding cobyric acid synthase produces MPANTIMIQGTTSDAGKSTLATGLCRLLARRGVRTAPFKPQNMALNSAVTVDGGEIGRSQAVQAQACGVEPYTDMNPILLKPNSNVGSQVIVQGRAIGNMEASVYHRYKPEAMKAVLQSHRRLSEQYDCIVVEGAGSPAEINLREGDIANMGFAEAVDCPVILVADIDRGGVFAHLVGTLALLSPSEQRRVVGFVINRFRGDVALLQPGLDWLEQYTGKPVLGVLPYLSGLHIEAEDSLTRQNATGGSHAAERLRVVAPVFPRLSNHTDFDPLRLHPQVELTLVGAGQPIPPADLIVLPGSKNTRNDLAWLRANGWEAVIRRHLRLGGKLIGICGGFQMLGRELHDPLGLESEAGSTPGLNLFDMETTLMEHKRLERVEGRLSVADAAVSGYEIHMGVTSGPALARPAVKLAEGNDGALSDDGQILGTYLHGLFDHADACRALLAWAGLEEPAPLDYRALREQHIDRLADSLEQHLRLDRLAVWLPVLQR; encoded by the coding sequence ATGCCAGCCAACACCATCATGATCCAGGGCACCACCTCGGACGCCGGCAAGAGCACGCTGGCCACCGGGCTGTGCCGCCTGCTGGCGCGCCGCGGCGTGCGCACCGCCCCCTTCAAGCCGCAGAACATGGCGCTCAACAGTGCCGTCACCGTCGACGGCGGCGAGATCGGCCGCTCGCAGGCGGTGCAGGCGCAAGCCTGCGGCGTCGAGCCTTACACCGACATGAACCCGATCCTGCTCAAGCCCAACAGCAACGTCGGTTCCCAGGTCATCGTGCAGGGCCGGGCGATCGGCAACATGGAGGCCAGCGTCTACCACCGCTACAAGCCCGAGGCGATGAAGGCGGTGCTGCAATCGCACCGGCGCCTTTCCGAACAGTACGACTGCATCGTGGTGGAAGGGGCGGGCAGCCCGGCGGAAATCAACCTGCGCGAGGGCGACATCGCCAACATGGGCTTTGCCGAAGCGGTGGACTGCCCGGTGATTCTGGTGGCCGACATCGACCGCGGCGGCGTGTTCGCGCACCTGGTCGGCACGCTGGCGCTGCTATCGCCCTCGGAACAACGCCGCGTGGTCGGCTTCGTCATCAACCGTTTCCGCGGCGACGTCGCGCTGCTGCAGCCGGGACTCGACTGGCTCGAACAGTACACCGGCAAGCCGGTGCTGGGGGTGTTGCCATATCTCTCCGGCCTGCACATCGAAGCCGAAGACAGCCTCACCCGCCAGAACGCCACGGGTGGCTCGCACGCCGCCGAACGCCTGCGCGTGGTGGCGCCGGTGTTTCCGCGCCTGAGCAACCACACCGATTTCGACCCGCTGCGGCTGCATCCGCAGGTCGAACTGACCCTGGTCGGGGCCGGTCAACCGATTCCGCCTGCCGACCTGATCGTGCTGCCCGGCAGCAAGAACACTCGCAACGATCTCGCCTGGTTGCGCGCCAACGGCTGGGAGGCGGTAATCCGCCGCCACCTGCGCCTGGGTGGCAAGCTGATCGGCATTTGCGGCGGATTTCAGATGTTGGGACGCGAATTGCACGACCCGCTCGGGCTGGAAAGCGAGGCCGGCAGCACCCCGGGGCTCAATCTCTTCGACATGGAAACCACGCTGATGGAACACAAACGGCTGGAACGGGTGGAAGGGAGGCTCAGTGTGGCCGACGCTGCGGTCAGCGGCTACGAGATCCACATGGGCGTCACCAGCGGCCCGGCGCTGGCCCGGCCGGCGGTAAAACTGGCCGAAGGCAACGACGGTGCGCTGTCGGACGACGGCCAGATTCTCGGCACCTATCTGCACGGCCTGTTCGACCATGCCGACGCCTGTCGTGCGCTACTGGCCTGGGCCGGGCTGGAAGAACCGGCGCCGCTCGATTACCGCGCCCTGCGCGAGCAGCACATCGACCGCCTGGCCGATTCGCTGGAGCAGCACTTGCGCCTCGATCGCCTGGCGGTATGGCTGCCGGTGCTGCAACGCTAA
- a CDS encoding DUF3460 family protein — protein MIAPREKYRVGHSGYVSPFTEFMDSFLAEHPEVVEDQRRGWYLFWDHKADFEEMKESSKDSVPVKGYDYF, from the coding sequence ATGATCGCCCCACGGGAAAAATACCGGGTGGGCCATTCCGGCTATGTGTCGCCGTTCACCGAGTTCATGGACAGCTTCCTGGCCGAGCACCCGGAAGTGGTCGAGGACCAGCGTCGTGGCTGGTATCTGTTCTGGGACCACAAGGCCGACTTCGAGGAAATGAAAGAAAGCAGCAAGGATAGCGTGCCGGTCAAAGGGTACGACTATTTCTAA